The Pseudomonas sp. TH06 genome has a window encoding:
- a CDS encoding SCO family protein, which translates to MTRTQKTVFILVAVIALILGLTVNKVLSGKGQGDPTALIDAGIILLPQSRNLPDVTMTDQDGKPVAINELKGKWSLLFFGYTFCPDICPTTLAQLRQIKSELPKDAVDKLQIVLVSVDPNRDNPKQLKQYLGYFDPQFVGLTPTSIEELQKVANAVSIPFIPADTSKPNYTVDHSGNLAVIGPDGTQRGFIRAPLNNAKLVAQLPVMLNRK; encoded by the coding sequence ATGACTCGAACCCAGAAAACCGTCTTCATCCTCGTCGCCGTGATCGCGCTGATCCTCGGCCTGACCGTCAACAAAGTGCTGAGCGGCAAGGGCCAGGGCGACCCCACCGCGCTGATCGACGCCGGCATCATCCTGCTGCCGCAGAGCCGCAACCTGCCGGACGTGACGATGACCGATCAGGACGGCAAACCGGTCGCGATCAATGAGCTCAAAGGTAAGTGGAGTCTGTTGTTCTTCGGCTACACCTTCTGCCCGGACATCTGCCCGACCACGTTGGCGCAGCTGCGGCAGATCAAGAGTGAATTGCCCAAGGACGCTGTGGATAAATTGCAGATCGTATTGGTCAGCGTTGACCCGAACCGCGATAACCCCAAGCAGTTGAAGCAGTACCTGGGTTACTTCGATCCGCAGTTTGTCGGCCTGACGCCGACGTCGATTGAAGAGCTGCAGAAGGTAGCGAACGCGGTGAGTATTCCGTTTATTCCGGCCGATACCAGCAAGCCGAATTACACCGTCGACCATAGCGGCAACCTCGCGGTAATCGGCCCGGATGGCACGCAGCGAGGGTTTATTCGTGCACCGCTGAACAACGCCAAACTGGTTGCGCAGTTGCCGGTGATGCTGAACCGCAAGTAA
- the znuC gene encoding zinc ABC transporter ATP-binding protein ZnuC yields the protein MSNALIRLEQVAVTFAGQAVLDNIELSVEPGQIVTLIGPNGAGKTTLVRAVLGLLKPDSGSVWRKPKLRVGYMPQKLHVDPTLPLSVLRFLRLVPGVDRPRALAALKEVGAEHVIDSPVQTVSGGEMQRVLLARALLREPELLVLDEPVQGVDVAGQAELYSLITRLRDRHGCGVLMVSHDLHLVMSTTDQVVCLNRHVCCSGHPEQVSGDPAFVELFGKNAQSLAVYHHHHDHAHDLHGSVVKGPVTGQPHVHGDNCKHG from the coding sequence ATGAGCAACGCGCTGATCCGTCTGGAACAGGTCGCCGTCACGTTTGCCGGGCAGGCTGTGCTGGACAACATCGAGCTGAGCGTCGAGCCGGGGCAGATTGTTACCCTGATCGGCCCCAACGGCGCCGGCAAGACCACGCTGGTGCGCGCCGTACTCGGGCTGTTGAAGCCGGACAGCGGCAGTGTCTGGCGCAAGCCGAAACTGCGCGTCGGTTACATGCCGCAAAAACTCCATGTCGATCCGACCCTGCCGCTTTCGGTGCTGCGCTTTCTGCGCCTGGTGCCAGGCGTTGATCGCCCGCGTGCGTTGGCGGCGTTGAAGGAAGTGGGCGCCGAGCATGTCATCGACAGCCCGGTGCAGACCGTTTCCGGCGGCGAAATGCAGCGTGTGCTGCTGGCCCGGGCGCTGCTGCGCGAGCCGGAATTGCTGGTGCTCGACGAGCCGGTGCAAGGCGTCGACGTCGCCGGGCAAGCCGAGCTGTACAGCCTGATCACCCGTCTGCGTGACCGCCATGGCTGCGGCGTATTGATGGTGTCCCACGATCTGCATCTGGTGATGAGCACCACCGACCAGGTGGTCTGCCTCAATCGCCACGTCTGCTGCTCAGGGCATCCCGAGCAGGTCAGCGGCGATCCGGCGTTCGTCGAACTGTTCGGCAAGAACGCCCAGAGTCTGGCGGTCTATCACCATCATCACGACCATGCTCACGATCTGCACGGTTCGGTGGTCAAAGGGCCGGTTACTGGCCAACCTCACGTTCATGGAGACAACTGCAAGCATGGCTGA
- a CDS encoding Fur family transcriptional regulator: MPITPIASRPHDHSHCVHSALSEADTLCAQKGLRLTALRRRVLELVWQSHKPLGAYDILAVLSEQDGRRAAPPTVYRALDFLLENGLVHRISSLNAFVGCVHPEHAHQGQFLICRDCHAAIELEQKVISDAIINSARDVGFIVEAQTVEVVGLCSGCQGA, from the coding sequence ATGCCTATTACACCGATTGCCAGCCGTCCCCACGACCACTCTCATTGCGTGCACAGCGCTTTGTCCGAGGCCGATACCTTGTGCGCCCAGAAAGGCTTGCGCCTGACCGCGTTGCGTCGCCGGGTGCTGGAACTGGTGTGGCAGAGCCACAAGCCGCTGGGCGCCTACGACATTCTCGCCGTGCTCAGCGAGCAGGATGGCCGCCGCGCTGCGCCGCCAACGGTGTACCGCGCGCTGGATTTCCTTCTGGAAAACGGCCTGGTGCATCGCATCTCCTCGCTCAATGCCTTCGTTGGCTGCGTCCACCCGGAACACGCGCATCAGGGCCAGTTCCTGATTTGCCGCGACTGCCACGCTGCCATCGAGCTTGAGCAAAAAGTGATCAGCGACGCGATCATCAACAGCGCCAGGGACGTCGGTTTCATCGTCGAAGCACAGACCGTCGAAGTTGTCGGTCTTTGCTCCGGTTGCCAGGGGGCTTGA
- the znuB gene encoding zinc ABC transporter permease subunit ZnuB: MADFLLYALLAGLALAIVAGPLGSFVVWRRMAYFGDTLSHAALLGVALGFLLDVSPTVAVTVGCLLLAVLLVTLQQRQPLASDTLLGILAPSTLSLGLVVLSFMHEVRIDLMAYLFGDLLAISPTDLAWILGGSAAVLVLLVTLWRPLLAVTVHEELAKVEGLPVAGLRMALMLLIAVVIAVAMKIVGVLLITSLLIIPAAAAQRHARSPEQMAVGASLLGMLAVCGGLALSWFKDTPAGPSIVVTAAALFLLSFVLPRRGV, encoded by the coding sequence ATGGCTGATTTTCTGTTGTATGCCCTGCTTGCAGGTCTGGCGTTGGCGATCGTTGCAGGTCCGCTGGGTTCGTTCGTGGTCTGGCGGCGCATGGCCTATTTCGGCGACACGCTGTCCCACGCGGCATTGCTCGGCGTGGCATTGGGTTTTCTGCTGGATGTCAGCCCGACGGTCGCGGTAACAGTCGGCTGCCTGCTGCTGGCGGTGCTGCTGGTAACGCTGCAACAGCGCCAACCGCTAGCGTCCGACACGCTTTTGGGAATTCTCGCACCGAGCACGCTCTCGCTCGGGCTGGTAGTACTAAGCTTCATGCATGAAGTGCGGATCGACCTGATGGCCTATCTGTTCGGTGACCTGCTGGCGATCAGCCCGACCGACCTGGCGTGGATCCTCGGCGGCAGCGCGGCGGTGCTGGTGCTGCTGGTGACGCTGTGGCGGCCATTGCTGGCGGTCACCGTGCATGAAGAGTTGGCCAAAGTCGAAGGCCTGCCGGTGGCGGGTCTGCGCATGGCGCTGATGCTGTTGATTGCGGTAGTGATCGCGGTGGCGATGAAAATTGTCGGTGTGTTGCTGATTACTTCGCTGTTGATCATCCCGGCGGCTGCGGCACAGCGTCACGCCCGTTCGCCAGAGCAGATGGCAGTGGGCGCGAGCCTGCTGGGCATGCTCGCCGTGTGTGGCGGGCTTGCGTTGTCGTGGTTCAAGGACACCCCGGCCGGCCCGTCAATCGTTGTGACGGCGGCCGCACTGTTTCTGCTGAGTTTTGTTCTGCCCCGTCGAGGGGTGTAG
- the katE gene encoding catalase HPII — translation MSSKKPTSDKSQMAGTDTKDRANTNAKLDSLEKFRSDATGQALRTNQGVKVADNQNTLKAGPRGPSLLEDFIMREKITHFDHERIPERIVHARGTGAHGFFQAYENHAALTKAGFLQDPGKKTPVFVRFSTVQGPRGSGDTVRDVRGFAVKFFTDEGNFDLVGNNMPVFFIQDAIKFPDFVHAVKPEPHNEIPTGGSAHDTFWDFVSLVPESAHMVIWAMSDRAIPKSLRSMQGFGVHTFRLINAEGKSRFVKFHWRPTAGTCSLVWDEAQKLAGKDTDYHRRDLWEAIEMGDYPEWELGVQVIEEENEHDFDFDILDPTKLIPEEIVPITPLGKMTLNRNPDNFFAETEQVAFCPGHIVPGIDFSNDPLLQGRLFSYTDTQISRLGGPNFHELPINRPVAPFHNGQRDAQHRTVIDKGRASYEPNSIDGGWPKETPPAAQDGGFESYPERIDAAKIRQRSESFSDHFSQARLFFNSMSAHEKEHIIAAYSFELGKVEREFIRAREVNEILANIDLELAKRVAANLGLPAPSKGTVEVRKVSFDHSPALSQANLLPENIKTRKVAILAANGVDGAAIDAMKKALAAEGAHAKLLGPTSAPVKTADGKSLPVDASMEGMPSVIFDAVFVPGGAASIKALSGDGVALHYLLEAYKHLKAIALHGDAKQLQDLLKLEADAGLLQGKDVSALTKPFFAAIGQHRVWDREPKAKAIPA, via the coding sequence ATGAGCAGCAAGAAGCCTACCTCCGACAAAAGCCAGATGGCCGGGACCGATACCAAGGATCGCGCCAACACCAATGCCAAACTCGACAGCCTGGAGAAATTCCGCTCCGACGCCACCGGGCAGGCGCTGCGCACCAATCAGGGTGTGAAAGTCGCCGACAACCAGAACACCCTCAAGGCCGGCCCGCGCGGGCCATCGTTGCTGGAAGATTTCATCATGCGTGAAAAGATCACGCACTTTGACCATGAACGGATCCCGGAGCGCATCGTTCACGCTCGCGGCACCGGCGCGCATGGTTTCTTTCAGGCTTACGAGAACCATGCAGCGCTGACCAAGGCTGGTTTCCTACAGGATCCGGGGAAAAAGACGCCAGTGTTCGTGCGTTTTTCCACCGTGCAAGGGCCGCGGGGCTCCGGCGACACCGTGCGTGACGTGCGTGGCTTCGCGGTGAAGTTCTTCACCGACGAAGGCAACTTCGACCTGGTCGGCAACAACATGCCAGTGTTCTTTATTCAGGACGCGATCAAGTTTCCCGACTTCGTCCACGCGGTGAAACCCGAGCCGCATAACGAGATACCGACTGGCGGTTCGGCGCATGACACGTTCTGGGATTTTGTTTCACTGGTGCCGGAATCGGCGCACATGGTCATCTGGGCGATGTCCGACCGGGCGATCCCGAAAAGCCTGCGCAGCATGCAGGGCTTCGGCGTGCACACCTTTCGCTTGATCAATGCCGAGGGCAAATCACGCTTCGTCAAATTCCACTGGCGACCTACAGCCGGCACTTGCTCGCTGGTCTGGGACGAGGCGCAGAAGCTTGCGGGTAAGGACACCGACTACCACCGTCGCGACCTCTGGGAAGCTATCGAAATGGGCGACTACCCGGAATGGGAGTTGGGCGTGCAGGTTATCGAGGAGGAAAACGAGCATGACTTCGATTTCGACATCCTCGACCCGACCAAGCTGATCCCCGAAGAGATCGTGCCGATCACGCCGCTGGGCAAAATGACCCTGAACCGTAACCCGGACAACTTCTTTGCCGAAACCGAGCAGGTTGCCTTCTGCCCGGGCCACATCGTACCGGGGATCGACTTCTCCAACGACCCGTTGCTGCAAGGTCGGCTGTTTTCCTACACCGATACGCAGATCAGCCGACTCGGCGGCCCGAATTTTCACGAACTGCCGATCAACCGCCCGGTGGCACCGTTCCACAATGGCCAGCGCGATGCCCAACACCGCACGGTGATCGACAAGGGGCGTGCGTCCTACGAGCCGAATTCGATTGATGGCGGCTGGCCAAAAGAAACCCCGCCCGCCGCGCAGGACGGTGGTTTTGAAAGCTATCCGGAACGCATCGACGCGGCGAAGATTCGCCAACGCAGCGAGTCATTCAGCGATCACTTCTCCCAGGCACGGCTGTTCTTCAACAGCATGAGCGCGCATGAGAAAGAACACATCATCGCGGCCTACAGCTTTGAGCTGGGCAAGGTTGAGCGTGAGTTCATCCGGGCGCGTGAGGTGAACGAGATTCTCGCCAACATCGATCTGGAGCTGGCCAAACGTGTTGCGGCCAATCTAGGTCTGCCTGCGCCGAGCAAAGGCACGGTGGAGGTGCGCAAAGTGTCGTTTGATCACTCGCCTGCATTGAGCCAGGCGAATCTGTTGCCGGAGAACATCAAGACACGGAAAGTGGCAATTCTTGCCGCCAACGGCGTCGATGGTGCGGCGATTGATGCGATGAAGAAGGCTTTGGCGGCTGAAGGGGCGCATGCGAAGTTGCTGGGGCCAACTTCGGCGCCGGTTAAGACGGCAGATGGTAAATCATTACCAGTGGATGCTTCGATGGAAGGCATGCCGTCAGTGATTTTCGATGCGGTGTTTGTGCCGGGTGGCGCGGCGTCGATCAAGGCGTTGAGCGGTGATGGCGTGGCGTTGCATTACCTGCTGGAGGCGTACAAGCATTTGAAGGCGATTGCGCTGCACGGCGATGCCAAGCAGTTGCAGGATTTGCTGAAGCTGGAGGCGGATGCTGGGTTGCTGCAGGGCAAGGATGTGTCGGCGTTGACCAAGCCGTTCTTTGCTGCGATCGGGCAGCATCGGGTTTGGGATCGGGAGCCTAAGGCGAAAGCCATTCCAGCCTAA
- a CDS encoding MetQ/NlpA family ABC transporter substrate-binding protein yields the protein MKKLIAAFAAVAAFSAHAETLTVAATPVPHAEILEFVKPALAKEGVDLKVKVFTDYIQPNVQVAEKRLDANFFQHQPYLDEFNKAKGTSLVAVTGVHLEPLGAYSSKIKDLKDLPSGANVVIPNDATNGGRALLLLAKAGVITLKDPTNILSTVKDIAQNPKDLKIRELEAATIPRVLTQVDLALINTNYALEAKLDPSKDALVIEGNDSPYVNILVSRADNKDSDAMKKLAAALHSPEVKQFITEKYKGAVLPAF from the coding sequence ATGAAAAAACTGATCGCTGCTTTCGCTGCCGTTGCGGCATTCTCGGCCCACGCCGAAACCCTGACCGTTGCCGCCACCCCGGTGCCGCACGCGGAAATCCTCGAATTCGTGAAGCCGGCCCTGGCCAAAGAAGGCGTGGATCTGAAGGTCAAGGTCTTCACCGACTACATTCAGCCGAACGTACAGGTCGCTGAAAAGCGTCTGGACGCGAACTTCTTCCAGCACCAGCCGTACCTTGATGAGTTCAACAAGGCCAAGGGCACCAGCCTGGTGGCTGTGACTGGCGTGCACCTGGAACCGCTGGGCGCGTACTCGAGCAAGATCAAGGATCTGAAAGACCTGCCAAGCGGCGCCAATGTGGTGATCCCGAACGACGCCACCAACGGCGGCCGTGCGCTGTTGCTGCTGGCCAAGGCTGGCGTGATCACTTTGAAGGATCCGACCAACATCCTGTCGACCGTCAAAGACATCGCACAGAACCCGAAAGACCTGAAGATCCGTGAACTGGAAGCCGCGACCATCCCGCGCGTGCTGACCCAGGTCGATCTGGCGCTGATCAACACCAACTACGCGCTGGAAGCCAAGCTCGATCCGTCCAAGGACGCGCTGGTGATCGAAGGTAACGACTCGCCTTACGTGAACATCCTGGTGTCCCGTGCGGACAACAAGGACAGCGACGCCATGAAGAAACTGGCTGCCGCCCTGCATAGCCCGGAAGTGAAGCAATTCATCACCGAGAAGTACAAAGGCGCGGTATTACCGGCGTTCTGA
- a CDS encoding PA5502 family lipoprotein: MKPFASRYLLLVAFSVLLGACQSTPPVAEVPDARATAIAQLEQSLASSELATAEDQLAALQAETPNDQSLEQYQRQLAEAYLRRSQIVLQKGDVNAAATALSRARVLMPKAPALTGGVNGAITEARKAELEKAEAALLAAEAKPKAKVIDPTAESTTVALNITDSRKLRRQLDAIAADVVNYECSVSIQAPRTNDYPWLSTLLTKRVKKLNPDFDLQIQKQILRTVPAQMVLSPRKP, translated from the coding sequence ATGAAGCCGTTCGCCTCCCGTTATCTGCTCCTTGTTGCATTTTCAGTGCTGCTGGGCGCCTGCCAAAGCACGCCGCCGGTGGCTGAAGTTCCCGATGCGCGGGCTACGGCCATCGCACAGCTGGAGCAAAGCCTGGCCAGCAGCGAACTGGCCACCGCCGAAGACCAATTGGCCGCCTTGCAGGCTGAAACCCCAAACGATCAATCCCTTGAGCAATACCAGCGGCAACTGGCCGAGGCGTATTTGCGCCGCAGCCAGATCGTCCTGCAAAAGGGTGATGTGAATGCGGCCGCGACGGCATTGAGCCGTGCCCGCGTGCTGATGCCCAAGGCGCCGGCGCTGACCGGTGGCGTCAATGGTGCAATCACCGAAGCGCGCAAGGCTGAGCTGGAAAAGGCTGAAGCCGCGTTGCTGGCGGCTGAAGCCAAGCCGAAAGCCAAAGTGATCGACCCGACCGCCGAAAGCACTACGGTTGCGCTGAACATCACCGATAGCCGCAAACTTCGTCGTCAACTGGATGCGATCGCCGCCGATGTGGTGAATTACGAGTGCTCGGTGAGCATTCAGGCGCCGCGTACCAACGACTACCCGTGGTTGTCGACGTTGTTGACCAAGCGGGTGAAGAAACTCAATCCGGATTTCGATCTGCAGATTCAGAAGCAGATCTTGCGCACGGTGCCGGCGCAGATGGTTTTGAGTCCGCGTAAACCTTAA
- a CDS encoding DUF2782 domain-containing protein, with amino-acid sequence MRTLNRLLLVGLIAVSPLAAFAADDAPSADPEVTIRTEGDKTIQEYRQNGFLYAIKVTKKGFPPYFLVRADGTDANFIRSDQPDMLIPSWKIFEWK; translated from the coding sequence ATGCGTACGTTAAATCGCTTGCTGCTGGTCGGTCTGATTGCTGTCTCACCGTTGGCCGCGTTCGCTGCCGATGATGCGCCCTCAGCGGACCCGGAGGTAACCATTCGCACGGAAGGCGACAAGACCATTCAGGAGTATCGTCAGAACGGTTTCCTGTATGCGATCAAAGTCACCAAGAAAGGCTTTCCTCCGTACTTTCTGGTGCGTGCCGATGGGACGGATGCAAACTTCATCCGCTCGGATCAGCCGGATATGCTGATTCCGTCGTGGAAGATTTTCGAATGGAAGTAG
- a CDS encoding methionine ABC transporter permease: protein MEDLISFFTNIDWYEIWLATGDTMLMLGGSLLFTVLLGLPLGVLLFLCSPRQLLENRGFYAVMSLAVNILRSLPFIILLIVMIPFTVLITGTSLGVAGAIPPLVVGATPFFARLVETALREVDRGIIEATQSMGATTRQIIMNALLPEARPGIFAAITVTAITLVSYTAMAGVVGAGGLGDLAIRFGYQRFQTDVMIVTVVLLLILVQVLQMVGDRLVVHFSRK, encoded by the coding sequence ATGGAAGACCTGATCAGTTTCTTCACCAATATCGACTGGTATGAAATCTGGCTGGCGACCGGCGACACCATGCTGATGCTCGGTGGTTCGCTGCTGTTCACCGTGCTGCTCGGCCTGCCACTGGGCGTGTTGCTGTTCCTCTGCAGCCCGCGTCAGCTCCTGGAAAACCGTGGCTTCTACGCAGTCATGTCGCTGGCGGTGAACATCCTGCGTTCACTGCCGTTCATTATTCTGTTGATCGTGATGATCCCGTTCACCGTGCTGATCACTGGTACGTCGCTGGGCGTGGCCGGTGCGATTCCGCCGCTGGTGGTCGGCGCTACGCCGTTCTTCGCGCGTCTGGTGGAAACCGCGCTGCGTGAAGTTGATCGCGGCATCATCGAAGCGACTCAGTCGATGGGCGCGACCACGCGGCAGATCATCATGAACGCTTTGCTGCCAGAGGCCCGTCCGGGCATCTTCGCGGCGATTACAGTGACGGCGATTACACTGGTGTCCTACACGGCGATGGCTGGTGTGGTCGGCGCCGGTGGTCTGGGTGACCTGGCGATCCGTTTCGGTTATCAGCGCTTCCAGACTGACGTGATGATCGTCACCGTGGTGTTGCTGCTGATCCTGGTGCAAGTGTTGCAAATGGTGGGCGACCGTCTGGTCGTGCATTTCTCGCGCAAATAA
- a CDS encoding methionine ABC transporter ATP-binding protein: MIEFQNVHKTYRVAGKDIPALHPTSLTIENGQVFGLIGHSGAGKSTLLRLINRLEQSSGGKIIVDGEEVTALDANGLRRFRQQVGMIFQHFNLLASKTVADNVALPLTLAGELSSSDIDKRVAELLKRVGLSDHAKKYPAQLSGGQKQRVGIARALATKPKILLCDEATSALDPQTTASVLQLLAEINRELKLTIVLITHEMDVIRRVCDQVGVMDAGVIVEQGSVADVFLHPQHPTTKRFVQESEQIDESEQRDDFAHVPGRIVRLTFQGEATYAPLLGTVARETGVDYSILAGRIDRIKDIPYGQLTLAVTGGDMEAAFARFTAADVHMEVLR, translated from the coding sequence GTGATCGAGTTTCAAAACGTCCACAAGACTTACCGCGTCGCCGGTAAGGACATTCCCGCCCTGCACCCGACCAGTCTGACGATTGAGAACGGTCAGGTCTTCGGCCTGATCGGTCATTCCGGTGCGGGCAAAAGTACCCTGCTGCGGCTGATCAATCGCCTGGAACAATCCAGTGGCGGCAAGATCATCGTCGATGGCGAAGAAGTCACCGCGCTGGACGCCAACGGCCTGCGCCGTTTCCGCCAGCAAGTCGGGATGATCTTCCAGCACTTCAACCTGCTCGCCTCCAAGACCGTGGCCGACAACGTTGCGTTGCCGCTGACCCTGGCCGGTGAGCTGTCGAGCAGCGACATCGACAAGCGCGTCGCCGAGTTGCTCAAGCGCGTCGGCCTGTCCGATCACGCAAAGAAGTACCCGGCGCAATTGTCCGGCGGCCAGAAGCAGCGCGTCGGCATCGCCCGCGCTCTGGCGACCAAGCCGAAAATCCTGCTGTGCGACGAGGCCACCAGCGCGCTCGACCCGCAGACCACGGCGTCGGTCCTGCAATTGCTGGCCGAGATCAATCGCGAGCTGAAACTGACCATCGTTCTGATCACCCACGAGATGGATGTGATCCGCCGTGTCTGCGATCAGGTCGGCGTGATGGATGCCGGCGTAATCGTCGAGCAAGGTTCGGTTGCCGATGTGTTCCTGCATCCGCAGCACCCGACCACCAAGCGTTTTGTGCAGGAAAGCGAGCAGATCGACGAAAGCGAGCAGCGCGATGACTTCGCTCACGTGCCCGGCCGCATCGTGCGTCTGACCTTCCAGGGCGAAGCGACCTACGCGCCATTGCTTGGCACCGTCGCCCGGGAAACCGGCGTCGATTACAGCATCCTCGCCGGTCGCATCGACCGCATCAAAGACATTCCGTACGGGCAATTGACCCTCGCCGTCACCGGTGGCGACATGGAAGCGGCCTTCGCCCGCTTCACCGCCGCTGACGTTCACATGGAGGTATTGCGCTAA
- a CDS encoding zinc ABC transporter substrate-binding protein: MSRLFSVFVAFVASFLLIGSAQAEVKVLTSIKPLQLIAAAVQDGVAIPEVLLPPGASPHNYALRPSDVRKVQSVDLLYWIGPDMEGFLPRVLNGRTLPSVAVQDLPGMKLRHFAEDSHSHAEEADEHDHDHRPGTLDAHLWLSPVNARVIADKMAADLSAADPANAERYQSNAKAFDERLDALDVRLKKRLAGVEGKPYFVFHEAFDYFEEAYGLKHTGVFSVAAEVQPGAQHVAAMRKRLQEVGKTCVFSEPPLRPRLAETLVAGLPVKLAELDALGGYTPATAQGYEQVLEKLGNDLAGCLESL; the protein is encoded by the coding sequence GTGTCCCGACTTTTTTCTGTTTTTGTGGCATTTGTCGCCAGTTTTCTGCTGATCGGTTCGGCTCAGGCCGAGGTCAAAGTCCTCACCAGCATCAAGCCGTTGCAGCTGATTGCTGCGGCAGTGCAGGACGGCGTGGCGATTCCCGAAGTGCTGCTGCCGCCCGGCGCCTCGCCACACAATTACGCCCTGCGCCCGTCCGACGTACGGAAGGTGCAGTCGGTGGATCTGCTCTACTGGATCGGCCCGGACATGGAAGGTTTCCTGCCGCGCGTGCTGAACGGTCGTACGCTACCGAGCGTGGCGGTGCAGGATCTGCCAGGGATGAAACTGCGGCATTTCGCTGAAGACAGCCACTCCCACGCCGAAGAGGCCGACGAGCATGATCACGATCACCGTCCGGGCACACTGGACGCACATTTGTGGCTATCGCCGGTCAACGCGCGGGTCATTGCCGACAAGATGGCGGCTGACTTGAGCGCTGCCGACCCGGCCAATGCCGAGCGTTATCAGAGCAACGCCAAGGCCTTCGACGAGCGTCTGGATGCGCTGGATGTGCGTTTGAAGAAGCGTCTGGCGGGTGTTGAAGGCAAGCCTTACTTCGTCTTCCACGAGGCGTTTGATTACTTTGAAGAGGCTTATGGTCTGAAGCACACGGGCGTGTTCAGCGTGGCAGCCGAAGTGCAGCCGGGCGCGCAGCATGTCGCGGCGATGCGCAAGCGTTTGCAGGAAGTCGGCAAGACCTGTGTGTTCAGCGAGCCGCCATTGCGTCCGCGCCTGGCCGAGACACTGGTGGCAGGTCTGCCGGTAAAACTGGCTGAGCTGGATGCGCTAGGCGGGTACACCCCGGCGACCGCTCAGGGCTATGAGCAGGTGCTGGAAAAGTTGGGCAATGATCTGGCGGGATGCCTGGAATCGCTGTAA
- a CDS encoding homoserine kinase — MSVFTPLARPELETFLAPYGLGRLLDFQGIAAGSENTNFFISLEQGEFVLTLVERGPVQEMPFFIDLLDVLHEADLPVPYALRTTDGVALRELKGKPALLQPRLSGKHIKVANAQHCAQVGELQAHLHLATQGERMIKRKTDRGLDWMLEEGAELLSHLSDEPRALLQKALDEITERKEKILALPRANIHADLFRDNAMFEGTHLTGLIDFYNACSGPMLYDVAIALNDWCSDDDGVIDGPRARAFLGAYAALRPFTAAEAELWPTMLRVACVRFWLSRLIAAEQFAGQDVLIHDPQEFEQRLAQRQQVQTPLPFAL; from the coding sequence ATGTCTGTGTTCACTCCCCTGGCTCGGCCCGAGCTGGAAACCTTTCTCGCCCCTTACGGGCTCGGCCGTCTGCTTGATTTCCAGGGGATCGCCGCCGGCAGTGAAAACACCAATTTCTTCATCAGTCTGGAGCAGGGCGAATTCGTCCTGACCCTGGTCGAGCGTGGCCCGGTGCAGGAGATGCCGTTCTTCATTGACCTGCTCGACGTGCTGCACGAGGCTGATCTGCCGGTACCTTATGCGCTGCGCACCACCGACGGCGTGGCCCTGCGTGAGCTGAAGGGCAAACCGGCGCTGTTGCAGCCGCGCCTTTCGGGCAAGCACATCAAAGTCGCCAATGCTCAACATTGCGCGCAGGTCGGTGAGTTGCAGGCGCATCTGCACCTGGCGACCCAAGGCGAGCGCATGATCAAACGCAAGACCGATCGTGGCCTGGACTGGATGCTGGAGGAGGGCGCCGAGTTGCTCTCGCACCTGAGCGATGAGCCGCGTGCCTTGCTGCAAAAAGCCCTGGATGAAATCACCGAGCGCAAAGAGAAGATTCTCGCGCTGCCGCGGGCAAACATTCATGCCGACCTGTTTCGCGATAACGCGATGTTCGAAGGCACTCACCTGACCGGGCTGATCGACTTCTACAACGCCTGCTCGGGGCCGATGCTCTACGACGTGGCGATTGCCTTGAACGACTGGTGTTCTGACGACGACGGAGTGATTGATGGCCCCCGGGCGCGGGCGTTCCTCGGTGCTTATGCGGCATTACGCCCGTTCACGGCGGCTGAGGCCGAGTTGTGGCCGACGATGTTGCGCGTGGCCTGTGTGCGGTTCTGGCTGTCACGGTTGATCGCGGCTGAGCAGTTTGCCGGGCAGGATGTGCTGATTCACGATCCGCAGGAATTTGAACAGCGCTTGGCGCAGCGGCAGCAGGTTCAGACTCCGCTACCTTTCGCCCTCTGA